CTTCTATTAGGATACGGAATTGCTGTTCATTATCTGTCTGATTAACGACAACGACGACCAAGGAGCCATCCGGATTTAGAAAAGCTACGTTCGTAACCGTATCTATAGAGCCATAGTTACTTTCCACTCTTCGAGCACCGTATTGAATAAATTTGGATAACTGTCCCGTTAGATAAAATTCGGGAGTCTTCCAATGTTCATCCGTGCTCGCCGCATTTTGCACGATTAAGGTTGGGTCTGGAATGCCTACCCATTGATGCTTGCCAATCGTACTATCTAGCATAGTCACCCAAGCATTATAGCTCGAGGCCCAATTGCGGAAGTACTGTACAAACCTATCAGCAGCTTCAACGCCCCATAGGGATCGCTCAGTCATATGAATGGTCTTGTTCGGATACGCACTCTTGACCTCTCTCATAACGCTAGGCTCCCCTTCATAATCATGAAAGGCTATACCATCTGTCGCCGCATTTCCTTCCTTGTCATTGAGAATAGGACTAACATACATCCACCCATCACTGAAATTATGATCAAATATCCAGATTTGAGTGTCCAAGCTGTGCAAGACGAGCTCCTTTTTCAATGCAATTGCTAGCTCGTTATGACGCTCTGGACTCATATAGCAGCTTGGATAATCAATTTCGAGTAAAGGCTCATTCTGGAGCGTGATTGCATACAAGGGAATTCCTTGCTCTTGGTAAGCTTGTATAGCTTTACGAAGGTATTTGGCCAGCGCGTCCGTATATTGTTTACCTTCCTTTAATTGCCCTCTTCTTATATCCTCATTCGTTTTCATCCAAGCTGGAGGAGACCAGGGCGATGCAAAAATTTTCATATCAGGAGAAATCTCTAATAGCCTTTGCACCGTTTGAACAATTCCTAGATCAATATCCTTCTGGATAGAAAATCGCTCCAAATCAAAGTCACTTTCTCCCACTTCTAGATCATTATACGTATAAAAGGGCTGAGCCGTAAAATCTGACGTTCCCAACGTAATACGCATAAGATTAAAGCCGACTCCGCTGTCCCGATCTACGAGCTGAGTATAAATTTCTTCTCTCTTCTCATGCGACATTTTCGCTAAATTGTATATCGTGCTTTCTTCCAGTGAAGTGCCGATTCCGAGTATTTCTTGATAAGTAATCTTAGGAAAAATCGCAATAGTCGGAATAGGTGTCACGTCAGGAGCAGTAGCGAGTAAATTTTCTCTTTGTTCCAATTCATATGAAATTGGACTTGGACTGTAAAACCAGGCTCGGTCCCTTGGATTTTTTTCTGAGCTCCACCAAACCTCTACTTCGTCTTTCATCTGTTTGTTTAAGAATAGGCTCATGTTCATTTCTCCTCTTTCATGTAGTCATCTATTACTATGGCAGAACCTCGCCTCTTCTCTCTACTTAACTAATCGTACTTTTCTGCTCTCAAGCGTTATGTACAGGTGCAATAAATGAAACTTACAGCTTATTGCCTAATAAATGATGGGATTAACAAAAGAAACTACAAAAAACGGGGCTGTCCATAAGGTAACTTATATGGCCCATTGCTATATCAATCGATTATAGTTTTTGCGGGGAAGTATCTCCTTCCGGTTGTTGGTTGAGATCGTGAAATCTGAATGGGTAAACTCTTAAAAGGAGATTTCACGATCTCAAAGACAAACGCTTCGCTCCTACAGGAGATACTTCCCCTCTTTTTCAAATCGATTAAGGGTGGTGAAAATACAAAAACCAGCTAGTACTGCCCGCCACAGGTAAGCCTAGAGGTTAGTTGGATTTCGCTTGCGCATAATCTTCTCTAGCAAGCAGCAGTTGATAAATAACGAAAGGTGTTGGCACAGGAATCACCTCCTGTACCAACACCTTTTCGTTTGAACGTCATTTTTAATGAAAGTGAAACTATTCCTTAGGTGATCTTAAAATTCACTTTTGGGACAGCCCCGTTTTAAGTGATGTTAAGCTTTATTCAATATCTAACACCTTACATACTTGCGTTTGAAACCAAGCTGCCCTTTATCTATTGCCTTTTGAAGATTTTCGGAGGCGTGTAGGAATTTGCTTTTTGCCTTATCCTTTTTGACTTCTACTGGGCCTACTGTCTTTGCAGTCTCAACCGCTTTATCATGGAGCGGCGAATAGGATACTCCTACTGTGTATATAAAATTATTCATAGCGTATTTCGTTCTTTCGGGACAATCGCGAATCGTATTTGCCACAATTTCAAGCATATTGACTATTTTACTTTCAGAAAATTCATTGTCCTTTCTACTACCCAAAAGCCAGCAGTAACAGCTCCAGCCCGCTGACATTTTCAGTTCTTCGCCGCTTGCGATCCATTTGTCGGCAACCTCTTGAGCTATATCTGTTTCTGCCAAGGTTACTGCAACCACATAATCGGATAGCATAAAAAAATAAGCCTCATCAATCCAACGATCAAAATCCGCTTCAGTCATTGCTTTCGGGTCTGCAATTACGCCGGCAAAGTACATGGCATCGTAGTTCCCTGTGGCGTACAGCTGCTCAGCCAAAGCTTGATTTTTTTTAATTTTCTTGGCAATCGGCTTCATACTACCTGTTGTCACTCCAAAAAGCGGCTCGTGTGCGCCATTGGATTCGTAAATTTTCTTAGTTCGTTCCTTGCCTAGAGCTTCAAGCTCCTGCATAACTATTTCTAAATTCATACTTTAGCACTTCCTTCTTTGTAGAGGTTTACTTCATAAAGCGCGAAAGCTTTCAAGAGGACGGGATAAGCTCGATTTAGGCTTGCGGTTGACCAAATAAATACTGACTCCGATGAGAACAAGCCCCACCAAAAGATAAATAGAAAAAGATTCGTTCAAGAATATAACTCCGCTAGCAACGGATATGAGTGGGACTAGAAAGGTATAAGAAGCGACCTTGCTGGCATCTCCTGAACTCACCAGCTTGAAATAAACGACCCAAGATGTTGATATTCCGAGAATGATCCCGAAGAGAAGGCCGAAGATCAAATGCTCATTCCAAACGATGTCCGACCATTTTTCCGTAACCGAACCAACAGAAGTGAGAGCAATTCCCCCAAACGTACATTGAAAGGCCACCAGCCATATTGAATCTACCCGCAGACTCACTTTTTTGACATAAATCGTGCCGATAGCCCAACTAAGAGAGGTAATAAACGCCAAAACGATACCTAGAGCAGCGATATGTCCGGATAAACCTCCTGCGCTAACCGCCGCAACGCCAAGTATCCCAATAATCAAGCCTGCGATTTTTAACCTCGTCATCGACTCCCCTAGCCATAACCAAGCCATAATCCCTACAAGAACAGGCTGAAGGTACACGATAACCGAGAACAATCCAGCTGGCGTATGCATCATCCCAACAGTCTGAAGCCCATAAAATAGAGCAATATTAAACAAAGACGAAATGAGATAGATCGGCCAGCTTTCTTTCCAACGGATTTCCTTCCGTTTGGACCAAAAGACGACTATTAAAAGCATTCCTCCAATAAAAGTACGTAATCCGGAAAAAAGAAGAGGAGGGGTATATTCTAAGGCAATCTTATAGATCGGCCACGATATTCCCCATATAGTAACAAGAAAAGTGATTAGGATAATGGTCTGGGAGCGTGATAATTCCTTCATTGTGTGTGCCATTCTCCTATTCTGAAGTCTAATAACTCCTAAGAATCTATCATACGCCCCTTTTTTTTAGTTATCAAATGACTTTTTTAAGAAAAGATAGGCCATGAGCTCTACTCCTGTAGAAGATCATAGCCTGTCTGTCCACCTATAAGTTGTGTTGTGTAGCGCGCTAATTAAGACTGAATTTCGTTTACGATTTGACGGAGAGCCTCTTCAAGCCGCGTGGCCGAATGTCCTAACAGCTTCTGCAAATCATTGCTCTCGATTTCCAATGCACCCTCTCGGATCGCGCTCTGAAACCCCACCAGAATCGGAACGACTGGTTCAGGTACGCCTGCGCTGCTCATGATGCTAGCATAAGTAGCGTCATCGACTTGTTGAACAGGAACTTCCCGGCCTAACACCCCGGCAAGGATCGAAACCAATTCTTCTTGTGTAGTTAGTTTGCCAGATAGTTCATAGATGGAATTCTCATGACCTTCCCCGGTCAGTACAGCTACAGCTGCTTGTGCATAATCGCGTCGGGTTGCCCAACCTACTTTACCGGATCCTGCCGACGTTAACCAAGGAGCTCCTCCAAGGACCGCCTGAATGCTGCTCGTCTCGTTCTCCAAGTACCAGTTGTTGCGTAGGAAGGAATAAGGAATGCCCGTGTTTTTAATGGCTTCCTCAGTCGCACGATGCACTGGCGCAAGGAAAATGGGGTTCTCGCTAGCATTCCCTAAACTGGTATAAGCAATGAAACTAACATTAGCACGCTGAGCTGCCGCTACTGCAGCGTCATGCTGACGAATTCGCGTTTCGTTGTCGCCGTCCGTGGATACAATCAAGAGGCGATCGATACCCTCGAACGCTTTATCTAGCGTACCTGGTTGGTCAAAATCCCCAAGACGTACGTCCACGCCACGGGCACGAAGACTTTCCGCTTTCTGCGGGTTGCGGACGCTGACGGCCAAATCCTTAGCCGGAACAGTTTCCAACAACGTCTCTATTACAATCGATCCTAATTTCCCTGTTGCGCCTGTCACCAAAATTTTCATGTTAATTCCTCCATATTGTCGAATTTATTGTAACCCCGTCGTTATAACCGATTTAGTTACAACAAAGAGGTAAAAAAAAGCTCTAAGAGCTTTTTTTATACAAAGTGAGCTGTCAGCTGGCTTAAGTTTACTTGAGCTAACCTTTGTTCCATCGCTGATTGAGCTTCCTTCATTTCCAAACGAAGAGCTGCTTCAATGTTCCGGCCTACCAGGCAATGAGGATTCGGTTCATCGTGAAAATTAAACAGTTGACCGTCCTCGATGACTTCCACTGCGCGGTAAACGTCCAGAAGAGTGATCTGATCCCGGTCCCTCAGCAGGGAAGCACCGCCCACCCCGGGTCGAATGTCCACTAATCCTGCCTTCTTAAGCATCCCCATAATTCTGCGGATGATAACAGGATTCGTATTGACACTGCCCGCAATATAATCGCCGGTACAATCTTTCGAACTAGTGGCGATCAGCGAAAGGATGTGAACCGCAATGGAAAATCTGCTACTAATCTGCTTCACTTAGTATCACCACCGTTGTAACCATTGTAGTTACTACTCAACATAATGTCAACCTATAACCCATAATCCTGGCGTTAAGGAAGAAAAACGAATTTAGACTTATTCGATTTATCTGGCTCGAGCATAATAAGCTCACCTGCTTTGGTTACAGCAAGATTGGTATCCACCTTGACGATGCCCCGTTCCCCATCAATTCGTTCCACTTCCTTGCCCGTCATATAATCAAAGCCAAGCGTCGTTCCGTCATCGGCGACTGCCCACAATATCTCTGTATTGCCTCCGCCAAGCGATACGATGGAATGACCTTCCTTAAGCTTCGGATGAACGGTTACAGTTGAATTTTGTCTATCCCAAATGGAAATAGAGCCGTCTTCATGCAATGCCGCCTGATATCCTCTTCTGCTTGTAATCGCAATCGACTTGGGAAAATCAAGAGTTTCACTATACGGCTTACTCCTACCACCCCAAGTAACGATCGAACCGTCTGTTTTCAATGCAAGAGCTATATCTCCTGCCGAAATGGCTACGACATCCTTCAATTCGGATGGAACCTTAGTGTATCCAAGTCTGCTTGTCCCCCAAGCGATAACAGACCCGTCCTTTTTGAGCGCGAGCGAATACTCGTAACCTGCTTCTACGGCAACAACATCTCTCAAATCGGCAGGCACCGTTGATTCTCCGTAAGAGTTGTTTCCCCAGGCGAGTACATTCCCTGCTTTCGTTAAAGCAAGACCATGATTGGAAAGCGATACTGAGGCTATTCCCTCGGTAGTCGCCGGAATATCGCTTAACCCCGCGGTGCCAAGATCACCTTTTACAAATACCGTCCCATCCGATCGGACTGCAACATAGTCACTACTATAACTAGGAACGGCAATTGAAGCAATCGAAGTAAGGGCCTCTCCGCCTAGCGCCCTATGAGAGAAAGACTGACTCCATTTCATATATCGTCCGTCGCTTGTAAGACCGATCAGCTCGTCCTCGCCGGATGAAGCGATTGCCGCAAGCTTCGGCAAGTGTGTGGGCGTGTACGCTTGTCCTTCCTGCCAAACAACAAGGGAACCGTTTGACCGTAGTAGGAAAACCTCGGCAAATCCGGCGGCAATACCGACGACATCGCGGTACGGAATCTTTTGCTTCGATGGGGTATTCAGTCCCATCCCCCATGCAACGGCCGTCCCGTCACTTCGTAGCGCAGAGGACACCGTTGTTCCTGCCGCAATAGCAACGACATTCGAGAGACCGCTTGGCACGCGCGTGTTGCCCGCATAATCTTTGCCCCAAGCCACTACCGCTCCGTTCGATTTCAAAGCCAGCGCATGACTGTCACCGGCAGACACATCTTTCACGCCCGAGAGATTTTTCGGAATATTCGTTATGACATGTCCACCATCATCAATATAATGATAAAACGAAACTTTACCTGTGCGGTGTACCGTTAATAAAGTTCCTCTGTTCGACGAGATGGCAACAGCGTCTTTCGTCGTCGAAGGATTAATGCCCATAGTAACGGGGGAAAGGTCTTTCCCAGTGCCCCACTGCGCAATAGAGCCGTCTTTCCTAAGAGCGAACGACTTTGAGCGAGATGAGGCTACGCCGACAATATTTTTCAAGCTGTTTGGCGTCGTCGGCTCTCCTTTCTGCCGAGCCCCCCATACAGAAACGCTCCCATTACCCTTAACTGCCATATAATGCTTATCCATGGACGAAAGCTTTTTTTGCGAGGCTAACACCTGCTGATAGGTCAATGGCTTCGTTTCTTCGGCAGCGCTAACAGTTCCTCCAGCCGAAATCGTGCTAATAAGGAAGGTTAATGCCAAAAATAGCATTCCTGCCGTTTTCATCTTTCTTGCTGTAAGTACCTTCACGTGTGCAGCCTCCGAGTAGTTATTTCTTTGATAGTTACAAGTTCATGTCTAATAGAAAATATTAAATTCAAACTGACCGGATTGAGGATTATGACTCATAGAATATCTCATCTTGACCCCATTAATCTGGACAGTAGCATCAACATCCTCTTTTTCGTTAACTACTTTTTTAAGTAATTCCTTTAAACCCACTAGCTTAGTATTCGTTTGCTTTTCCATAATTTCTTTCATTACATCTAAAATCTTATCCTCTGTTTCAGGAAAGATGCGAATAATAGAAAGGCGATGTATGAAGGGATCATTTGAACCCACATCATAAAATAGTGCTGTTTCATCGTCCCCCTGCTTGAATGAATACCATCCACTATCGATATAATCTTCGTCAAGTATATATCCATATTTTAATCCTATTTCTTTAATTGGAGCCATATGCTTTACCATCTTATTATGCACGTAATCGGTCAAGCTCTCAGGCTCACCTAAGTCGGCTTTAATATGTACCGTCTGTGTAGCCCCATCCCATTTCACTTCAGCACCTATCGCTTCACTAACAAATCGGATTGGCACAAACGTACTGTTCATTTTTACAAATGGAGCCGCTCCAAGCTTAACCATTTTCCCGTTAACAAAAGCTTTTGTATCCCCAATAGTTAGTTTGATTTCAGTTTGCTGCTTATTGACAATAACCGTACGAGTTTTGGGATCCCACGTTACCTTTGCGTTAAGCATCTCAAAAACACCCCGCAACGGTATATACACATTCTTGTCTACTATGACTGGACTTTGGTCGAAATTGTATATGTTTTTCCCATTGATGCTTACCTTTACTCCTTTATCATAGGCCTCTTGCTCTGCTTTGCTAAAAGAGTGCTTTATCGTCTTAAAAGACCAGGTTTTGTTCTGCTTATTACCATTGATTTCATAATCAACGGATACGGTATAAGTCTCATCGTACGATAATTCACGTGCAGGATAGAGGAACAATGTTCCGGCGTATTCTTGAAAAAAGGGTATTTTATCTCCATTGCTGTTCTTTATGGTGGCCTTGATACTATCCGTTAGATCAGCGGGATGATTAAATGTAATGATGTATCCAGAATGGACGAGATCGTATTTTTTAATCGGGTTAGGTATTTCTGACTCTCCAAAAAAACTCAAAGCTACATTATTCATCCCATCATAAGGAAATACACTTATATCCTTGTTGCCTGTCCCAGTAACCATATTTAATACAGCAGCACCCTGTTCAATTCCAAAGCCGAACTCAGTCGCATTCGGATCAACTAGTGGTTCTCGGTGATAGGCTGTATCTAACCACGAATCTATAGCAGCTTTTGCAGTCGAAGCCCCTGTTACGATTTCACCAGCCGATTGAAACCCTCCAGCAGCTATTATCCTATCAGTAGGAGTAGCACCCGTATAGCCTACTTTCCCCGCTCTTTCAAAATGAACTTCTAATCCATCCCATAAGGTCTTATTAATTGAAATGTATTTCGCATGATTTTCAGCTGCTTTCGTAACATAGGCATTTAGCTTGACCGGCTTCACTCCGATCTTAGCTCTGATCTCATTCACGTAGTTCAGTGCTTCTATTTGATATTTTTTATAGGCATAGTCGGTGATTTCAGTGGGATTAATATTAACGATTATTGGGTCATGGTGAAAATCATTTTCCCATGTGCCAAATGTAATTGTTGCTTGAAATTTATACGAGAGTGGTTTGGTAGTAACAGTAAATGTGCGATCTGCTCCAATGGCAGGTTCATAGGTTTCATCACCTGTAAAAGGGTTGCCTGTTTCTTGCATCGCATACGAATTGGAAATGTAAATAGTTACTGCAGACTCTGAGCTATTCGTTATTCCTTTGAACGTTAGGGAACGATCATTATTAACATAAACTTGAATGCGATTATCCGAAAATGCGGCTGCATTACTGGATTCTGAAGCTGATACAGTAGCATAACCTAAATGATTTAATAGCCCAAATACTAGAACTAAAAGTAAGCCTTTTAACGTTTTTTTCACTGTTAGTCACTACCTTTTCATTATGTATTTCTTCACTATCGCTGCTTTAAAAGTAGGAACTTAACTAGTTAGACAAATAAAAAGAAAGCCATTTCGTTCAAGAATCGGACGGAATGGCTCCTTTTTATTATGAGATGTACTTACAAATCAGATTAATTCTGAATTTTGAAGAAGTCTTCTGATAATAACCGCTACCTCTGCTCTTGAAATATTAGCTTTTGGAGCAAGGGTTGAACTGCTTCTACCTGTAATGATTCCCGATTGAATGACTTCAGCAATACTTGCTTTAGCCCACTCTGCAACTTTATTGCCATCTGCGAATGGTTTAAGCAAATCAGCTGTTTCTTTAACGGAGAGCTTAGATTTCAGGTCGGTTAGTACCATTGCTTGAGAAATAATCTTCATCGCCTGCTCACGAGTAATGGTATCCGTCGGTCTGAAGGTTCCATCTTCAAATCCATTAATAAGCTTATACTCATATAAGGTTTGAACAGCCCCGCTGAACCAATCTGTTGTTTTCACATCGCTAAAAGAAGTAACTCCATTAACTAACTTTAAGCCTAATCCACGTACCATAACGGCTGCAAACTCAGCCCGTGTAATAGCTTGATTTGGATTAAACAAATCATTACCGATACCATTAATGACCATTCTTGAACCCATGTCGTTAACCTCTGTTTTAGCCCAATGCTGAGCTACGTCATCGAACGCTATCGGGTTATAAACAATGGAATAGGTACTATTCGTCAAGCTGTTCACCTTTGCATAATACTCGGTCCCGATAACAACGATTTTGGTAGGTACATGACGAACCATACCATCTGGTTCCACGACAATACCTGTTGTAATTTTATTCGGATCTACGCCGTCCGGGATCGCAATCGTTCTTTCTACATAGGCTTCAAACTTAGTAACGTCAATCCTTTTATCTCCATAGACAGCTCTTACGATAAAGTCAATAGATGGAACGACGATGGAAAAATCACCTTTCTGAGCGGAGCTTTCCACTAGGTTTACAGTATTCAGAGTTGGTGAGGCTATTTCAATCTGAATTTTAATGTCCTGAAGTCCTATAGCCTTTCCAAGTTGTTCGGATATAGAGCTAATATTTATTTGCTGTGCAGGTATCGTATAGGTTGCTTTATCTGACTTGATTTCGATAACTGCTTGCTTTTGCTCCATACTTTGGATCATTCGTCCGTTAAGCTCTCCGACAACAACGTCAACCTTAGTATCAATCGGGATAGTAATAACAGCTTTTTGACCTTCTGCTGTAAGTCTTTGATCCAGCTTTTTCTCATCTACGAGTATGTTTATTACCTTCTGATTGTTTCTTGTTGATGCTGTGGCATTTCCCGCATTTACCACCTTACCATTAACAAGTACATTAACTGTAATATCCTCCGGCGCTGATGGTGTTGATGTTGAAGGGGCCGACGGGTTTGTTATGAAGCTCAGCGTCGTTTCTGCTCCTGCTGGCGTTCCTGTTCCTGGGTCTGCTGCTACTCTGACTTTGACCGTATGCGTGCCCGAGAGATTAGGTGCATTCGTTCCCGTGTATCTCGTATAAGCTCCACCATCAACCTGGAACTCCATCGCTGTTGTTAAGCCTGTGATTGTGTTTGTTACATCATCCGCGCTCACGCTTGGCGCTGCTGGCGGGTTCGGCGTGAAGCTCAGCGTCGTTTCTGCTCCTGCTGGTGTTCCTGTTCCTGGGTCGGCCGCTACTCTGACTTTGACCGTATGCGTGCCTGAGAGATTTGGTGCATTCGTTCCGTTGTATTTCACATACGTTCCACCATCAACCTGGAACTCCATCGCTGTTGTTAGACCTGTGATCGTGTTTGCTACATCATCCGCGCTCACGCTTGGTGCTGCCGGCGGGTTCGGCGTGAAGTTCAGTGTCGTTTCTGCTCCTGCTGGCGTTCCTGTTCCAGCATCAGCTGCTACTCTGACTTTGACCGTATGCGTGCCTGAGAGATTTGGTGCATTCGTTCCGTTGTATTTCACATACGTTCCGCCATCCAGCTGGAACTCCATCGCTGTTGTTAGACCTGTGATTGTATTTGTTACATCATCCGCGCTCACACTTGGCGCTGCTGGCGGGTTCGGCGTGAAGCTCAGTGTCGTTTCTGCTCCTGCTGGCGTTCCTGTTCCAGCATCAGCCGCTACTCTGACTTTGACCGTATGCGTGCCTGAGAGATTTGGTGCATTCGTTCCGTTGTATTTCACATACGTTCCACCATCAACCTGGAACTCCATCGCTGTTGTTAGACCTGTGATTGTGTTTGTTACATCATCCGCGCTCACGCTTGGCGCTGCTGGCGGGTTCGGCGTGAAGCTCAGCGTCGTTTCTGCTCCTGCTGGTGTTCCTGTTCCTGGGTCGGCCGCTACTCTGACTTTGACCGTATGCGTGCCTGAGAGATTTGGTGCATTCGTTCCGTTGTATTTCACATACGTTCCACCATCAACCTGGAACTCCATCGCTGTTGTTAGAGCTGTGATCGTGTTTGCTACATCATCCGCGCTCAC
This portion of the Cohnella abietis genome encodes:
- a CDS encoding stalk domain-containing protein, coding for MKKTLKGLLLVLVFGLLNHLGYATVSASESSNAAAFSDNRIQVYVNNDRSLTFKGITNSSESAVTIYISNSYAMQETGNPFTGDETYEPAIGADRTFTVTTKPLSYKFQATITFGTWENDFHHDPIIVNINPTEITDYAYKKYQIEALNYVNEIRAKIGVKPVKLNAYVTKAAENHAKYISINKTLWDGLEVHFERAGKVGYTGATPTDRIIAAGGFQSAGEIVTGASTAKAAIDSWLDTAYHREPLVDPNATEFGFGIEQGAAVLNMVTGTGNKDISVFPYDGMNNVALSFFGESEIPNPIKKYDLVHSGYIITFNHPADLTDSIKATIKNSNGDKIPFFQEYAGTLFLYPARELSYDETYTVSVDYEINGNKQNKTWSFKTIKHSFSKAEQEAYDKGVKVSINGKNIYNFDQSPVIVDKNVYIPLRGVFEMLNAKVTWDPKTRTVIVNKQQTEIKLTIGDTKAFVNGKMVKLGAAPFVKMNSTFVPIRFVSEAIGAEVKWDGATQTVHIKADLGEPESLTDYVHNKMVKHMAPIKEIGLKYGYILDEDYIDSGWYSFKQGDDETALFYDVGSNDPFIHRLSIIRIFPETEDKILDVMKEIMEKQTNTKLVGLKELLKKVVNEKEDVDATVQINGVKMRYSMSHNPQSGQFEFNIFY
- a CDS encoding SDR family oxidoreductase, with protein sequence MKILVTGATGKLGSIVIETLLETVPAKDLAVSVRNPQKAESLRARGVDVRLGDFDQPGTLDKAFEGIDRLLIVSTDGDNETRIRQHDAAVAAAQRANVSFIAYTSLGNASENPIFLAPVHRATEEAIKNTGIPYSFLRNNWYLENETSSIQAVLGGAPWLTSAGSGKVGWATRRDYAQAAVAVLTGEGHENSIYELSGKLTTQEELVSILAGVLGREVPVQQVDDATYASIMSSAGVPEPVVPILVGFQSAIREGALEIESNDLQKLLGHSATRLEEALRQIVNEIQS
- a CDS encoding DMT family transporter, which codes for MKELSRSQTIILITFLVTIWGISWPIYKIALEYTPPLLFSGLRTFIGGMLLIVVFWSKRKEIRWKESWPIYLISSLFNIALFYGLQTVGMMHTPAGLFSVIVYLQPVLVGIMAWLWLGESMTRLKIAGLIIGILGVAAVSAGGLSGHIAALGIVLAFITSLSWAIGTIYVKKVSLRVDSIWLVAFQCTFGGIALTSVGSVTEKWSDIVWNEHLIFGLLFGIILGISTSWVVYFKLVSSGDASKVASYTFLVPLISVASGVIFLNESFSIYLLVGLVLIGVSIYLVNRKPKSSLSRPLESFRAL
- a CDS encoding DNA alkylation repair protein, with the translated sequence MNLEIVMQELEALGKERTKKIYESNGAHEPLFGVTTGSMKPIAKKIKKNQALAEQLYATGNYDAMYFAGVIADPKAMTEADFDRWIDEAYFFMLSDYVVAVTLAETDIAQEVADKWIASGEELKMSAGWSCYCWLLGSRKDNEFSESKIVNMLEIVANTIRDCPERTKYAMNNFIYTVGVSYSPLHDKAVETAKTVGPVEVKKDKAKSKFLHASENLQKAIDKGQLGFKRKYVRC
- a CDS encoding glycoside hydrolase family 30 protein, producing the protein MSLFLNKQMKDEVEVWWSSEKNPRDRAWFYSPSPISYELEQRENLLATAPDVTPIPTIAIFPKITYQEILGIGTSLEESTIYNLAKMSHEKREEIYTQLVDRDSGVGFNLMRITLGTSDFTAQPFYTYNDLEVGESDFDLERFSIQKDIDLGIVQTVQRLLEISPDMKIFASPWSPPAWMKTNEDIRRGQLKEGKQYTDALAKYLRKAIQAYQEQGIPLYAITLQNEPLLEIDYPSCYMSPERHNELAIALKKELVLHSLDTQIWIFDHNFSDGWMYVSPILNDKEGNAATDGIAFHDYEGEPSVMREVKSAYPNKTIHMTERSLWGVEAADRFVQYFRNWASSYNAWVTMLDSTIGKHQWVGIPDPTLIVQNAASTDEHWKTPEFYLTGQLSKFIQYGARRVESNYGSIDTVTNVAFLNPDGSLVVVVVNQTDNEQQFRILIEGQQIIADLPAKSVATYRWSSVN
- a CDS encoding Rrf2 family transcriptional regulator, with protein sequence MKQISSRFSIAVHILSLIATSSKDCTGDYIAGSVNTNPVIIRRIMGMLKKAGLVDIRPGVGGASLLRDRDQITLLDVYRAVEVIEDGQLFNFHDEPNPHCLVGRNIEAALRLEMKEAQSAMEQRLAQVNLSQLTAHFV
- a CDS encoding RCC1 domain-containing protein, yielding MKVLTARKMKTAGMLFLALTFLISTISAGGTVSAAEETKPLTYQQVLASQKKLSSMDKHYMAVKGNGSVSVWGARQKGEPTTPNSLKNIVGVASSRSKSFALRKDGSIAQWGTGKDLSPVTMGINPSTTKDAVAISSNRGTLLTVHRTGKVSFYHYIDDGGHVITNIPKNLSGVKDVSAGDSHALALKSNGAVVAWGKDYAGNTRVPSGLSNVVAIAAGTTVSSALRSDGTAVAWGMGLNTPSKQKIPYRDVVGIAAGFAEVFLLRSNGSLVVWQEGQAYTPTHLPKLAAIASSGEDELIGLTSDGRYMKWSQSFSHRALGGEALTSIASIAVPSYSSDYVAVRSDGTVFVKGDLGTAGLSDIPATTEGIASVSLSNHGLALTKAGNVLAWGNNSYGESTVPADLRDVVAVEAGYEYSLALKKDGSVIAWGTSRLGYTKVPSELKDVVAISAGDIALALKTDGSIVTWGGRSKPYSETLDFPKSIAITSRRGYQAALHEDGSISIWDRQNSTVTVHPKLKEGHSIVSLGGGNTEILWAVADDGTTLGFDYMTGKEVERIDGERGIVKVDTNLAVTKAGELIMLEPDKSNKSKFVFLP